The following nucleotide sequence is from Longimicrobium terrae.
CTCTCCGCCGACACCGTGGTGGCCACGGTGAACGCGCCGGAGCTGACCGTCGCCGCCGGACCGGATGCCGCCATCGCCGCGCTGGAGGCGGCGCTCACGGCGGCGGGCCACACGGCGCGCCGCCTGGCCACCACGCACGCCTTTCACTCGCCGATGATGGCGCCGGCGACGGGTGCCCTGGCGGAGCGCGCCGCGCGCGCGGAGCTGCGGCCGCCCCGCATCCCCATGCTCAGCAACGTGACCGGGACGTGGATCACCGACGCGGAGGCGACGGACCCGGCATACTGGACCCGCCACCTGACGGGCACCGTCCGCTTCGCCGAAGGGATCTCGGAACTGCTGTCCGAACCCGGACGCGTGCTGGTGGAGGTGGGACCGGGGCAGACGCTCTCCACCTTTGTCCGCCAGCGCGCGGACGGAGAGCCGGCGCCCGCCGCCACCATTCCGTCGTTGCGCTACGCGTACGACCGGCGTCCGGATCCGCAGTTCCTGCTGGACGCGCTCGGCCGCCTGTGGCTGGCCGGGGTGGAGGCGGACTGGGCGGCTTTCCGCGGGTCGGAGCGGCGCCGGCGCGTGGCGCTTCCCACCTATCCGTGGGAGCGCCAGCGCTACTGGGTGGAGCTTCCGCAGGGGGACGGGCAGGTGCCGCACGGGGCGGAAAACGCGCGTTCGAACGATCCCGCGGACTGGATTCACACGCCCACCTGGACGCGCACGCCCGCACCTCCGGCGCCAGCGCACGGACATGAGCACATCCTGCTGATGTCCAGCGGGCGCGGGCTGGCGGACCGGGTGACCTCGGCGCTGGACCGCGTGGGCTACAACGTGATTTCCGTTCGCCCCGACACCGGGTACAGCGCCGGCAAGCGGCTGCACACCGTTCGCCCGGAGTTCCGCGAGGACTACCGCCAGATGGCGGACACCCTCGCCTCCATCGGGATGCAGCCGCGCGCGGTGGTGCACGCGCTGGCGCTTTCCGATCCGCGGATGGCCATCCCCAGCCTTCTGCTCTTTGCGGACGCCATCGCCTCGTCCGGGGTGCCGGCCGAACTGATCATCCTCACCGAGGGTGCGCAGCAGGTGACGGGAGACGAGGAGCCCGCGCCGCTGGCGGCCGCGCTCCTGGGCGTGGCGCGCGGGATCGAGCGCGAGCACCCTCACCTTTCCTGCCGCGTGGTGGACGTGCCCGCCGGGCCGGCCGCGGCGGATCTGGCGCCCCGGGTCGCCGCGGAGATCGTCTCCGGCGGCATCGGCGACGTGGTCGCGCTGCGCGGACGGCACCGCTGGGTTCGCGCCTTTCATCCGGCCCGGACCGCCTCTCCCGCGGCGCGCATCCGCGAGAACGGCGGGTACCTGCTGGTGGGCGCGGGCTCCGCGCGCATAGCCTCCGCCATTGCGGCCACGGCGGGCGTGCGCATGGCCTTCATCCTCCCCGACGGCCAGCCGGGCGAAGCGGGCGAGGGAGTGGAGGTGATCCGCGCGAATCTGGCGGATGCGGACGCCCTCTCCAAAGCCGTCACGGAAGCGGAAACGCGGCTGGGGCGCGTGGACGGCGTGCTCTACGCGCCGGACCTGTCGCCAATCGTGGGGATCGCGGGCGTCGGCGAGGCCACGACCGGGTGGGCGGACCAGCTGGCCGAGGTGGAAGCGGCGCTGGACTCCTTCCGCACCGCGCTGGGCGAACGGCGTCCGGAATGGGTGGTTCTCGCCACCTCCCTGGCCGGCGAGCTCGGCGTGGTGGGCCACGTCCGCGTGACGGCGGCGCACACGCTGATCGACGCCTTTGCGGCCCGTGCCGGGTGGACGGCGCTGGCGATGGACCGGGCCGCGACGGAAACGGACGAGGCGGGAATTGATGCGGAGGAGCTGACTTCCGCCCTCACGCATGCGCTCGCGCTGGCGGGAGAGGCGCAGGTGCTGGTGTCCACCACGGACCTGGAGACGCGGTGGCGCGAACGCGCCGCGGCCGCCGCTCCCGCGGACGTGCTCTACGACCGCCCGGAGCTGGAGTCGGAGTACCACGCCCCCACCAACGAGGTGGAAGAGCAGCTCGCGGAGCTGTGGCAGAGCCTGCTCGGCATCCGCCGCATCGGCATCCACGATGACTTCTTCGGAATGGGCGGGCACTCTCTTCTGGCCACGCAGATCGTGGCGCGCGTGCGCGACATGTTCCAGCTCGAACTGCCGCTGCAGTCCATCTTCGAGGCGCCCACCATCGCGCGCTTCGCGGAGCTGATCGAGGCCGCCATCATCGCCGAAATCGAGGGGATCTCGGACGACGAGGCGGCGCAGATCATGGGCACCGCCTGACGGGAACGCGCGCGCCCGGCGATGACGGCTTCCGGCGGTCCCGTTGCGGACAGCGGCGGACCGCCGGGAGCGGGGATGGCGGGAACGTGATGGCGATGACGACGAACAGCCGGGCCCTGTCCCTCGCGGACACCCCGATCACCGAGGGAAAGCCGTGACCAACGAAACCCTGCCGGCCGACGCGCCGGCTTCGGACACCCGGAAGCCGCCCAAGACGGTCAAGTGCGTGGTGTGGGACCTGGACCACACCATCTGGAACGGCATCCTGCTGGAAGACGACACCGTCGAGCTCCGGCCCGGGGTCGCCGAAATCCTGCGCACGCTGGACGAGCGCGGAATCCTGCAGTCCGTGGCCAGCCGCA
It contains:
- a CDS encoding type I polyketide synthase, with protein sequence MADRDGEAHGEFDVAVIGMSGRFPGADSVDEFWDNLRDGVEGITHFTDDELRAAGVPEAHLAHPDYVRSIGRLRDVQHFDAGFFGYSPREAEILEPSHRLFLECAWEAMENAGYAPEHVRGRVGVYAGAGAPMYVEQHVRNNPALMGSVGHFQANLASGKDFIATRTAYKLNLRGPALTVQTACSTSLVAIHLAAQSLLSGESDMALAGGATVLIPQDGGYLYSHGGISSPDGHCRAFDEQSAGTLSGSGVGVVVLKRLADALADGDPVRAVIRGSAINNDGSAKVAFTAPGVEGQSSAIREALSAADVDPSSITYVETHGTGTELGDTIEIAALTRAYRTATEECGFCALGAAKTSVGHLDTAAGVTGLIKTVLSLEHAQIPATLHFTKPNPRIDFAGSPFFVCNELRDWQPAPGHPRRAGVSSFGIGGTNAHVIMEEAPPRELSGPSRPWQLLTVSARSPRALDAATDRLAEHLEANPDQPLADVAFTLREGRRAFSHRRTLVVHEGENAAALLRERLPDRVASGVAESGSRSVAFLFPGLGDQYPGMARGLYEAEPGFRAEVDRCAELLRPLLGLDLREILFAGEAPSDAAPSLGVDLKAMLGRTSAASPEAERLNRTELAQPAVFVIDYALARLWMSWGIVPDAVIGHSLGEYAAACIAGVLTLEDALALVADRARLIGGLPGGSMLAVSLSESALRPFLSADTVVATVNAPELTVAAGPDAAIAALEAALTAAGHTARRLATTHAFHSPMMAPATGALAERAARAELRPPRIPMLSNVTGTWITDAEATDPAYWTRHLTGTVRFAEGISELLSEPGRVLVEVGPGQTLSTFVRQRADGEPAPAATIPSLRYAYDRRPDPQFLLDALGRLWLAGVEADWAAFRGSERRRRVALPTYPWERQRYWVELPQGDGQVPHGAENARSNDPADWIHTPTWTRTPAPPAPAHGHEHILLMSSGRGLADRVTSALDRVGYNVISVRPDTGYSAGKRLHTVRPEFREDYRQMADTLASIGMQPRAVVHALALSDPRMAIPSLLLFADAIASSGVPAELIILTEGAQQVTGDEEPAPLAAALLGVARGIEREHPHLSCRVVDVPAGPAAADLAPRVAAEIVSGGIGDVVALRGRHRWVRAFHPARTASPAARIRENGGYLLVGAGSARIASAIAATAGVRMAFILPDGQPGEAGEGVEVIRANLADADALSKAVTEAETRLGRVDGVLYAPDLSPIVGIAGVGEATTGWADQLAEVEAALDSFRTALGERRPEWVVLATSLAGELGVVGHVRVTAAHTLIDAFAARAGWTALAMDRAATETDEAGIDAEELTSALTHALALAGEAQVLVSTTDLETRWRERAAAAAPADVLYDRPELESEYHAPTNEVEEQLAELWQSLLGIRRIGIHDDFFGMGGHSLLATQIVARVRDMFQLELPLQSIFEAPTIARFAELIEAAIIAEIEGISDDEAAQIMGTA